In Halictus rubicundus isolate RS-2024b chromosome 1, iyHalRubi1_principal, whole genome shotgun sequence, the sequence TTGAGAAAATTAGATTGCCTTTCTTAGCTGCGCAACACGTCACGATGACTGTAGGAACGGGTCTGGTTCACACTGCTCCCGCACATGGTCGGGAAGACTTTTTAGTCGCGTTGGAGAATAAAATGCCTGTCGTGAGTACataatattgaaatttataGTATACAACAGTTTCGAACGAACATGCTGAAGTATGTGTTTTAATCGCTGATGATTCGTGAAACTTTTTATGTGTAGGTATCCATGGTAGATGTGAAAGGTCGATTCACCGAAGCAGCTGGTTCAGAATTTCAAGGACTGAGCGTATTGACGGAAGGAACGGATAAAGTTTTACACAGTATCGCGGATGATGTGTTACACGTCGAAATGTTCACGCATAGTTATCCGTACGATTGGCGAACAAAACAGCCGGTGTTTATTCGCGCCAGCAGTCAATGGTTCTTCAATATAAATTCCGTGAGGGACAAAGCCATTGTAAGATATCCTTTTTCACATTTCCTCTTTTATACGCATGTAGACTATAGTAGTAGACCTATAGTTGACGTATGGCTCGTGCGATAGATGATTAATGGAAATGAGTGTATCGTGTTTGCACAAGGACAGTGTCAAGGACATAGAAATATATCCTGAATGCAATCGCACATCTTTTACGAATGCTCTGATCGCTGGAATAAAAGATCGACCATATTGGTGTATCTCGCGGCAACGTTCCTGGGGAATACCCATACCTGTGCTTTACAGTAAAAAAACTGGTAAACCGTTTACGAGCAGGTATACTTCATGAGGATCTGCAATACATTATCGTTTTTACTGTTGTGTTCTTCTGATCTTCGATATTCTTTTAGGGCATTGATCGAACGTCTGTGTCATTCGATCGATCAGTACGGTCCCGACTGTTGGTGGAAATATTCCGAGGAAGAATTACTAGGATTGGACGTGATTCAACAGATGAACGTTCCCATAGACGACATGGAAAAAGGAAAGGTAAACACTTCCGTGAAGAATATAGTATATGTACATAGAATCCAAGATTGATAGCGCGAATACTTTTCTCAGGATATCCTGGACATTTGGTTCGACAGTGGCATATCGTGGTCAGCAGTTTTGCCGGAAGGCAAAGCAAACCTTTATTTAGAGGGATACGATCAATTCGGTGGTTGGTTTCAATCGTCGTTGATAACGTCTATCGCTTTACAAGACAGACCACCTTATCAGTAAGCGAAACATCTATCAATTGGGAGGGATGTGTCGAGAAGATTGAGATATTCATTTGATATTCGTTTTTGCGATTTTAGGGCGCTATTCGTGCATGGATTTGCAGTCGACGAAAATGGATCAAAGATGTCAAAATCCATAGGAAATGTAATCAATCCTGAAGAAATTCTCCTAGGTGGAGCCAATTTGGAAAAAAAGCCGATTTATGGCGTCGATGTTTTAAGGTATATGAGTGCACGGTACACTTTTGAAAGCAATGAACCTAATGAAATTATCTGACGAAACCTATAATATTCATCGAATTGTTTTCCGTTTATTTTTTCCAAAGGTGGTGGGTGGCTAGTCATGGGTCTCAGCATTTGCAAGTGCCTGTCTCGAAAGCATTACTCGATGGTAGCAAACAATCCATTCATAGAATACGTTCGATATTGCGTTTCCTTTTGGGAGCTTTATGTTCGCACCGTCAAGACGTGCGCTGCGAGCCACAGTACCGAATCATCGACAAATACATGATGTACAGATTGTATGGTTACAACAAAGAGGTAGCGTAACCCTATGaatctttttcaaaattgaattttttggtaattatatagaagttggtcctcctcaccgattttgatgaccttgaaatatgttgccaaggtcatcattctgaataactttttccgat encodes:
- the Ilers-m gene encoding isoleucyl-tRNA synthetase, mitochondrial isoform X3 — its product is MYRLLVGQRRTFFTSSVKNKVNEKIARGTKVKATLKKSNKYSETVLLPRTLFPVQINGKERIEKDEYLTTKCGFSELYEWQRKNLLGSEFVLHDGPPYANGIPHMGHAINKILKDVTLRSNVMQGKRVHYVPGWDCHGLPIELKAIQDINVQDPLTIRQQAREYAEKAVIQQRRAFQSWGVTADWKESGCYFTNRSSYVKNQLRQFIKLYEQGVIFRDFMPVYWSASSRTALAESELEYNEKHQSKSAIVRMRIDDLPKKLNRLKNRVVYALTWTTTPWTLVANRALCFSTDGMYCVAEDTRGNLNIIGEELLKNVETKIGPLKPIMRFEGKELEGTTYLHPFEKIRLPFLAAQHVTMTVGTGLVHTAPAHGREDFLVALENKMPVVSMVDVKGRFTEAAGSEFQGLSVLTEGTDKVLHSIADDVLHVEMFTHSYPYDWRTKQPVFIRASSQWFFNINSVRDKAIDSVKDIEIYPECNRTSFTNALIAGIKDRPYWCISRQRSWGIPIPVLYSKKTGKPFTSRALIERLCHSIDQYGPDCWWKYSEEELLGLDVIQQMNVPIDDMEKGKDILDIWFDSGISWSAVLPEGKANLYLEGYDQFGGWFQSSLITSIALQDRPPYQALFVHGFAVDENGSKMSKSIGNVINPEEILLGGANLEKKPIYGVDVLRWWVASHGSQHLQVPVSKALLDGSKQSIHRIRSILRFLLGALCSHRQDVRCEPQYRIIDKYMMYRLYGYNKEQTMYRLCTVSLSKTDSTATKLHHRCVSRLLKFSEQL